In the Acetobacterium sp. KB-1 genome, CTTTGGCGAAAATGATTATGACTATGTGGTTACAAACTGTACCACAGCAGAGTTTGATTACCCTCAGGGGAATGATAACCAGGAGGTGACCTACACGGGAACAGCGGGAATAGAGATGTCCTTTATTAATAAATTGGCATTTGCGCTCTACCATGGGTCATCAGAACTGCTTTTGGCAAATGAAATTACCGATGAGAGCAGAATGCTGATCCATCGGAATATTTCAGAACGGGTCTCAACGATTGCGCCATTTTTAAGCTATGAGAGCGATCCTTACATGGTGATCTCAGAAGGTCGTCTGTATTGGATTGTTGATGCTTTCACTACCAGTGATCGCTACCCTTATTCACAACCCTTTGATAATGCCGGCAATAATTATGTCCGCAATTCAGTCAAGGTGGTTGTTGATGCCTATAATGGCGACGTGACCTTTTATAAGGTTGATGACGAACCGGTACTGGAAACCTACAGCAAAATATTCCCGGGATTTTTAAAAGATCTCTCTGAAATGCCGGAAGGAATCAGAGCACATCTGCGGTATTCAAAAACCATGTTTGATATTCAATCGGATATTTATAAAACCTATCATATGTCAAATGCCCGGGTCTTTTATAATAAAGAAGATCAGTGGGAAACCGCGACCCAGTTTTATGAATCAGAAAAGTCGGAAGTACCTGTAGGGTCAGCTTATACGATTATGAAGTTGCCGGATCGGGAAGCAGAATTCATGCTGACGGTACCGTTTACCCCTAAAGATAAAGATAATATGATTGCCTGGTTGGCAGGCGTGTCGGATGGTGCTGGTTATGGGCAGTTGATCCTGTATGAGTTCCCTAAACAGCAATTGGTTTATGGACCGATGCAGATTGAACAGCGGATTGATCAGGATACGATTATTTCACCACAGTTGACGCTTTTAGGTCAGCAGGGCTCTCGGGTTCTGCGCGGGAATCTGATGTCGATACCGATCGAAAATGCGATTATTTATGTGGAACCAATCTACATTCAAGCATCTGGTGGTGACAACAATCTGCCGGAATTAAAAAAAGTGGTGGTTTGTTACCAGAACGAAATTGTCATGGCTGACTCTCTGGAACTGGCATTGGCACAGGTTTTTGACATTCAGGAAATACTAGATGACAACGCAGTACCTCAAAGCACTGGTGGTAGCACATCCACTAATGCAGAATTAGTGGTTAAGGCTAATAGCCTATTTAAAGAAGCTCAAGAAGCCCAAAAAGCCGGTAACTGGGCAGGATACGGTCAGAAAATAAATGAGTTGGAACAGGTTCTGGCTCAGCTTACGCAACTTTCTGGCGTAACTCAATAGGAGATAAGATCATAAGTTATAAAAGCAGGAGGATAAAATGCTCGATATAAAGCGCATAAGAGAAAATAAAGAAGAAGTTCAGGCTGGCTTGGACAAACGCGGTCAATACGATTTAAGCGCAATTACCGCTTTAGATGAAAAACGCCGGGAAACATTGGTTCAAGTTGAAGAAATGAAGAGCCGTCAAAATCTGGTGTCAAAACAAATTCCGGTTTTGAAAAAAGAAAACAAGGATTGCTCCGAGATATTTGCAGAAATGAAGGAATTGTCAAACAAGATCAAGGAGTTGGATACGGCAGTTAAAGCAATCGATGATGAGATCAAAGTTTTATTGCTGAATTTTCCGAATATTCCCAATCCTCAAGTTAAGGTTGGGAAAGACGATACTGACAATCTGGAAGTCAGAAAATGGGGCGAACCCAGAAACTTTGATTTTGAGATTAAAGCCCATTGGGATATTGGGGTAGATCTGGACATCCTGGATTTTGAACGGGCCGTCAAAATAACCGGCGCTCGATTTAGTATGTTTAAAGGCGAAGGAGCCCGTTTGCAGCGGGCTTTGATTAACTTTATGCTCTACACCCATTGCGTGGAGCATCAGTACACTGAAATCTCTCCACCATTTATGGTGAATCGGGAAAGTATGACTGGCACCGGGCAATTACCTAAATTTGAAGATGATGCCTTTCATTTGCCCAGCAAGGACTTTTTTCTGGTGCCAACTGCAGAGGTGCCGGTAACCAATATCTATCGCGACGAAATATTAGCAGAAGAAGAACTGCCAAAATACTTTACCGCCTATACGCCTTGTTTCAGACAAGAAGCGGGTTCGGCAGGTCGTGATACCCGAGGATTAATTCGTAATCATCAGTTCGACAAGGTGGAAATGGTTAAATTTGTTCATCCCGATCGATCTTATGAAGAACTTGAAGCTTTAACAAACAATGCCGAAC is a window encoding:
- the serS gene encoding serine--tRNA ligase codes for the protein MLDIKRIRENKEEVQAGLDKRGQYDLSAITALDEKRRETLVQVEEMKSRQNLVSKQIPVLKKENKDCSEIFAEMKELSNKIKELDTAVKAIDDEIKVLLLNFPNIPNPQVKVGKDDTDNLEVRKWGEPRNFDFEIKAHWDIGVDLDILDFERAVKITGARFSMFKGEGARLQRALINFMLYTHCVEHQYTEISPPFMVNRESMTGTGQLPKFEDDAFHLPSKDFFLVPTAEVPVTNIYRDEILAEEELPKYFTAYTPCFRQEAGSAGRDTRGLIRNHQFDKVEMVKFVHPDRSYEELEALTNNAEQILKLLGIPYRVVELCTGDLGFSSAKTYDIEVWMPSYNRYVEISSCSNFEDYQARRANIRFRDGETKKTRFLHTLNGSGLAVGRTFAAILENYQQADGSVLVPEKLVHYMWGKTVIGK